CTCCGAACTGGGATAATAGCCGCTTAAGATGCCGATTTCTCTGGGCTTATCATGATCCAGCTCTTTCACGTCTCCAAGCACTACGAGGGGGGCTTCCGGGCCCTCACGGACGTGAGCCTCAAGGTCGGCAAGGGGGAGTTCGTCTTTGTGACCGGGCCGAGCGGCGCCGGGAAGACGACGCTGCTCAAGATAATGTTCGGCACGGAGCAGCCCACGGACGGACACATCATCATCGACGGCCGCAACTACGACAGGATACCCCAGGCGCAGATACACCACCTGCGCCGTCGTATCGGTTTCGTCTTCCAGGACTTCAAGCTCATAGCCAAGAAGAGCGTCTTCGAGAACGTGGCGCTCACGCTCAAGGTCATGGGGGTAAGGCCCCTG
The DNA window shown above is from Deltaproteobacteria bacterium and carries:
- the ftsE gene encoding cell division ATP-binding protein FtsE, translating into MIQLFHVSKHYEGGFRALTDVSLKVGKGEFVFVTGPSGAGKTTLLKIMFGTEQPTDGHIIIDGRNYDRIPQAQIHHLRRRIGFVFQDFKLIAKKSVFENVALTLKVMGVRPLEVKKRVLRALSYVRLQHRANFRPLSLSGGEQQRVAIARALVKEPAILLADEPTGNLDPALAMEIMGLFREVNNKGTTVVVATHDHAVISRFNKRVVTLEGGKVAG